Proteins encoded within one genomic window of Balaenoptera ricei isolate mBalRic1 chromosome 10, mBalRic1.hap2, whole genome shotgun sequence:
- the LTBR gene encoding tumor necrosis factor receptor superfamily member 3 has product MRLPWTASPCGLAWGLLILGLWGLLAASQPQLVRPYRTENQTCRDQEKEYYEPKHHVCCSRCPPGTHVSAECGPDQDTTCATCPENSYNEHWNHLSICQLCRPCDQMLGFVEITPCTSKHKTQCRCQPGLFCVFWGSECVHCESLSHCPPGTEAELKDEDRKANSNCVPCKAGHFQNTSSPSARCQPHTRCEDQGLVEAAPGTSRSDTNCRNPPEPSEMPGTMLVLAVLLPLVSFLLLTTVLACTWKSHPSLCRKLGSLLKRHPEGEESNTAEGSWEPPRVNPQYPDLVEPLLPTSGDLTPASAGVPATPGLEEEALQQQSPLSQARELEAELPEQGQVAHGTNGIHVTGGSVTVTGNIYIYNGPVLGGARGPGDPPAPPEPPYPIPEEGAPSPPGLSTPYQEDGKAWHLAETETLGCHTL; this is encoded by the exons ATGCGCCTGCCGTGGACCGCCTCCCCCTGCGGCCTGGCCTGGGGGCTGCTCATATTGGGCCTCTGGGGTCTCCTGGCAGCATCCCAGCCCCAGCTG GTGCGCCCATACCGCACGGAGAACCAAACCTGCCGGGACCAGGAAAAGGAGTACTACGAGCCCAAGCATCACGTCTGCTGCTCCCGCTGCCCCCCAG GCACACACGTCTCAGCTGAATGTGGCCCCGACCAGGACACCACTTGTGCCACGTGCCCCGAAAATTCCTACAACGAGCACTGGAACCATCTCTCCATCTGCCAGCTGTGCCGCCCCTGTGACCAGA TGCTGGGCTTCGTGGAGATCACGCCTTGCACTAGCAAACACAAAACCCAGTGCCGCTGCCAGCCAGGTCTGTTCTGCGTCTTTTGGGGCTCTGAGTGTGTACACTGCGAGTCACTCTCCCACTGCCCGCCTGGCACTGAAGCCGAGCTCAAAG ATGAAGACAGGAAGGCTAACAGCAACTGTGTCCCCTGTAAGGCAGGGCACTTCCAGAACACGTCCTCCCCCAGCGCCCGCTGCCAGCCCCACACCAG GTGTGAGGACCAGGGCCTCGTAGAGGCAGCGCCAGGCACCTCCCGGTCTGACACCAACTGCAGAAATCCGCCAGAGCCCTCCGAGATGCCAG GAACGATGCTGGTGCTGGCCGTCTTGTTGCCGCTGGTCTCCTTTCTGCTCCTCACCACTGTGCTCGCCTGCACCTGGAAGAGCCACCCCTCTCTCTGCAGAAAGCTGG GATCCCTGCTCAAGAGGCATCCAGAG GGAGAGGAATCAAATACTGCTGAAGGAAGCTGGGAGCCCCCGAGGGTCAACCCACAGTACCCTGACCTGGTAGAGCCACTTCTGCCCACCTCTGGAGACTTGACCCCAGCCTCGGCCGGGGTCCCGGCGACCCCAGGTTTGGAGGAAGAGGCGCTACAACAGCAGAGTCCTCTGAGCCAGGCCAGGGAGCTGGAGGCTGAGCTCCCAGAGCAAGGCCAGGTGGCCCACG GCACCAATGGCATTCACGTCACCGGCGGGTCAGTGACTGTCACCGGCAACATCTACATCTACAACGGGCCGGTATTGGGGGGAGCACGGGGCCCCGGAGACCCCCCCGCTCCCCCAGAGCCTCCGTACCCCATCCCTGAAGAGGGTGCCCCTAGCCCTCCCGGGCTCTCCACACCCTACCAGGAGGATGGCAAAGCTTGGCACCTGGCTGAGACAGAGACACTGGGGTGCCACACCCTCTAA